One Leptospira wolbachii serovar Codice str. CDC genomic region harbors:
- a CDS encoding PrsW family glutamic-type intramembrane protease produces the protein MKEVGFFDYLIGSLTVLPWAIVIWKAYKPKKGWQEVLGILLALVFGWLSTDLILRLHPILWPETDFMPKKKISLLSQTAHLAFIQAGITEETFKIFFIMILSFVLGYDKKTKTFSPNVVLFGSFVAMGFSFIENTHYIAREPEEKKLDLFFARTVHSSNIHLLINLCFSLFLLKSNAKLESANKRLYIGFGFLLAVMQHGVVDFLLIPGSTIGLWIATSLFVGIWVWVVNDWRELVQERKEETKNLATAITE, from the coding sequence ATGAAAGAAGTTGGGTTTTTTGATTATTTAATTGGATCACTTACGGTTCTTCCTTGGGCCATAGTCATTTGGAAAGCATACAAACCGAAGAAAGGATGGCAGGAAGTTTTAGGAATTCTTTTGGCTTTGGTTTTTGGGTGGTTGTCTACAGATCTTATTCTACGTCTCCACCCCATCCTTTGGCCTGAAACCGATTTTATGCCGAAGAAAAAAATTAGTCTCCTTTCCCAAACAGCCCACCTAGCGTTCATTCAAGCGGGAATCACTGAAGAAACTTTCAAAATATTTTTTATTATGATTTTATCTTTTGTATTGGGTTATGATAAAAAAACAAAAACTTTTTCTCCCAATGTAGTTTTGTTTGGCTCTTTCGTAGCCATGGGATTTTCCTTTATCGAAAACACACATTACATTGCCAGGGAACCAGAGGAAAAAAAATTAGATCTGTTTTTTGCTAGAACCGTTCATTCTTCCAATATCCATTTACTCATTAATCTTTGTTTCTCTTTGTTTTTGTTAAAGAGTAATGCTAAATTGGAATCAGCAAATAAAAGACTCTATATTGGTTTTGGGTTTTTGTTAGCGGTTATGCAACATGGGGTTGTTGATTTTCTTTTGATTCCTGGTTCCACCATTGGGCTTTGGATCGCCACATCTTTGTTTGTGGGAATTTGGGTTTGGGTTGTCAATGATTGGCGAGAACTAGTGCAAGAAAGAAAAGAGGAAACAAAGAATCTGGCCACCGCAATCACCGAATAA
- a CDS encoding phytoene desaturase family protein, producing the protein MSHYDTVVIGAGNAGLMAATRLQREGSKTLLLERHNVPGGCATSFVRGDFEFEVALHQLSGVGTESSPFIMRRVFEELGVLNKIELVQEEELYRIIMPGRLDVTLPADWVELQEHLKKLFPEEADSINRFFTLSEAVVNEYYFILPRIRLSNDEEKLRTKCPNFTAYGLRSTSDVLNEFFSNDDLMNVITPYWSYVGIPTTDLVFAEFIGMLYFYCVYKPWHIKGGSQMLSSALLSSFEEAGGEVRFHCAAEKILTENGAVRAVLLETGETVTCDAVVSNASPLITYHEMLDLDTPPPSVLQDFKSRRMGVSAVCLYLGLDCSPEELGFTTASTFVMTTSNAEVTEDRMYTLDAPDWGMVTCYNFIDEELAPKGKAVVTLVALQYGEAWKEIPPEGYISTKYEFGDKLIALVEKAYPKIREHIEKAEVATPMTMMRYLNTPGGAIYGFKQTLQDGSLMRESLDAIDCLYSASSWTSMGGFQPTYLNGYNTARKILKRFKTQRKSVSRSN; encoded by the coding sequence ATGTCTCATTATGACACGGTGGTCATTGGTGCTGGTAACGCTGGTTTGATGGCGGCCACTCGGCTACAACGCGAAGGTTCAAAAACTTTGTTATTGGAAAGGCATAATGTTCCTGGGGGGTGTGCTACTTCCTTTGTGCGCGGCGATTTTGAATTTGAAGTCGCTCTCCACCAACTCAGTGGTGTAGGCACAGAATCCAGTCCGTTTATCATGCGCCGAGTTTTTGAAGAACTTGGTGTCTTAAATAAGATAGAGCTCGTACAAGAAGAAGAACTATATCGTATCATTATGCCAGGTAGGTTAGATGTTACCTTACCTGCAGACTGGGTGGAATTACAAGAGCATCTAAAAAAACTTTTTCCTGAGGAAGCTGATTCGATAAATCGGTTTTTCACATTGAGTGAAGCTGTGGTCAATGAGTATTATTTTATTTTACCCCGAATCCGGCTATCCAACGATGAAGAAAAACTCCGAACCAAATGTCCGAATTTTACAGCTTATGGTCTTCGTTCTACAAGTGATGTCTTGAATGAGTTTTTTTCTAATGATGACTTAATGAATGTCATAACACCATACTGGAGTTATGTGGGAATCCCGACGACTGATCTGGTTTTTGCTGAATTTATCGGGATGTTATATTTTTACTGTGTATATAAACCTTGGCATATTAAAGGTGGGTCTCAAATGTTATCGAGCGCTCTTCTTTCTTCCTTTGAGGAAGCCGGGGGAGAGGTGCGTTTCCACTGCGCAGCCGAAAAAATCTTAACTGAGAATGGTGCAGTACGTGCGGTTCTTCTGGAAACTGGAGAAACAGTCACTTGTGATGCTGTTGTCTCTAACGCAAGTCCTCTCATTACTTATCATGAAATGCTTGATTTGGATACCCCACCACCATCGGTTCTCCAGGATTTTAAATCTAGGAGGATGGGTGTATCTGCTGTTTGTCTTTATCTTGGATTAGATTGTTCTCCCGAAGAACTTGGGTTTACAACAGCATCCACCTTTGTCATGACCACTTCCAATGCAGAAGTCACAGAAGATCGAATGTATACTCTGGATGCACCAGATTGGGGAATGGTCACTTGTTATAACTTCATTGATGAGGAACTTGCACCAAAAGGGAAAGCAGTTGTCACTCTTGTTGCCTTACAATATGGAGAAGCTTGGAAGGAGATTCCCCCGGAAGGTTACATTTCCACCAAGTATGAGTTTGGTGACAAACTTATTGCACTTGTGGAAAAAGCTTATCCGAAGATTAGAGAACATATCGAAAAAGCAGAAGTGGCAACACCTATGACAATGATGCGCTATTTGAATACTCCTGGAGGTGCCATTTATGGATTCAAACAGACGTTACAAGATGGATCCCTTATGCGTGAATCTCTTGATGCGATAGATTGCCTTTACTCAGCAAGTAGTTGGACAAGTATGGGCGGATTCCAACCTACTTATTTGAATGGTTATAATACAGCACGAAAGATTCTCAAACGATTCAAAACCCAGCGCAAATCAGTAAGTCGCTCTAATTAA
- a CDS encoding GyrI-like domain-containing protein, which yields MSEVTEPLVKTEKFTVMGLRIRTSNAPGDADIKIPAVYSRFYKEDIPKQMEILRKFDPLFGVYFNYASDENGAYDFLLGYAVEPNAEVLAGMEKVQITPQNGRYFQIQPGAPEEVVPKFWAEIWSHPEIPKIRTYQMDWEEYSEAGIRVFLSTK from the coding sequence ATGTCGGAAGTGACGGAACCACTAGTAAAAACGGAAAAATTCACGGTGATGGGACTTCGTATCCGAACTTCCAACGCGCCGGGGGATGCTGATATTAAAATACCTGCCGTATATTCTCGGTTTTATAAAGAAGACATTCCCAAACAAATGGAAATCTTGCGAAAATTTGATCCACTCTTTGGTGTGTATTTTAATTATGCATCGGATGAAAATGGGGCTTACGATTTTTTGTTAGGTTATGCTGTGGAACCAAACGCAGAAGTGCTCGCTGGAATGGAAAAGGTTCAGATCACTCCACAAAACGGTCGTTACTTTCAAATCCAACCAGGGGCTCCCGAGGAAGTTGTTCCGAAATTTTGGGCAGAAATTTGGAGCCATCCAGAAATTCCAAAAATCAGAACCTACCAGATGGATTGGGAAGAATATTCGGAAGCGGGTATCAGAGTTTTTTTATCTACAAAGTAG
- a CDS encoding FAD-binding oxidoreductase — MSGNNLEVESNVFNSVVGFREAVTKKEEMESKGSNFQEQKGNVRRTIDSLHPKRLRLRVKNIRVDTPSTKTLEMVSVDGRSLPPFQAGQYINLFVSLSGVSTARPYSISSSPKDLSSYELTIKRAEGGFVSPYLLDDVNIGQEFESSGPMGSFHHNPLFHGNDLVFIAGGSGIAPAISMLKSILASSEPFRFHIIYSNSFEEDVIFIEELRKLAEVHKNFLLTEFLSRESSPNFIGYRGRLTLTVLQELLPDATSKMYYVCGPTPFNENSAALLSELGVKPGRILIESNGPPKMPESMSDWPKTVRPEDIVNIKVGNISFQAKVGEPLLNSLERNGFFTENACRSGECSLCRVKLKSGEVFSPPEAKIRKSDRKFGWIHSCVAFPVTDVEIQL, encoded by the coding sequence ATGTCCGGTAATAATTTAGAAGTAGAATCAAACGTTTTCAATTCCGTTGTAGGATTTCGAGAAGCAGTCACAAAAAAAGAAGAGATGGAAAGTAAGGGTTCTAACTTTCAGGAACAGAAAGGGAATGTCCGCCGAACCATTGATAGTCTCCATCCCAAAAGGCTTCGTCTTCGAGTAAAAAACATTCGAGTAGATACCCCATCCACAAAAACTTTGGAGATGGTTTCGGTAGATGGGAGGAGTTTGCCTCCGTTTCAGGCAGGCCAGTATATTAATTTGTTTGTGTCCCTTTCTGGAGTTTCCACAGCGAGACCTTATTCTATTTCCTCTTCACCGAAAGATCTTAGCTCTTATGAGTTGACCATCAAACGAGCTGAAGGTGGGTTTGTGAGCCCTTATTTACTCGATGATGTAAACATTGGCCAAGAGTTCGAAAGTTCTGGACCCATGGGTTCCTTTCACCATAATCCATTATTCCATGGTAATGATTTAGTTTTTATTGCTGGTGGTTCTGGTATTGCTCCCGCTATCAGTATGTTAAAATCCATTTTGGCATCATCCGAACCATTTCGATTTCATATCATTTATTCGAACAGTTTTGAAGAGGATGTTATTTTTATTGAAGAACTCCGTAAACTTGCAGAGGTTCATAAGAATTTTCTTTTGACTGAGTTTTTATCCCGTGAGTCCAGTCCCAATTTCATAGGATACCGTGGAAGGCTCACTCTAACCGTATTACAAGAGTTACTTCCAGATGCTACCTCTAAGATGTATTATGTTTGTGGGCCCACTCCCTTCAATGAAAATTCTGCGGCACTACTTTCCGAACTTGGTGTTAAACCAGGTCGTATTTTAATCGAAAGTAATGGGCCACCGAAAATGCCTGAAAGTATGTCCGATTGGCCCAAAACAGTTCGTCCTGAGGATATCGTGAACATCAAAGTAGGAAACATTTCTTTTCAAGCCAAGGTGGGTGAACCTCTTTTGAATAGTTTAGAACGGAATGGATTTTTTACAGAGAATGCCTGTCGTTCGGGGGAGTGTAGCCTTTGTCGTGTGAAACTAAAATCAGGAGAAGTATTTAGTCCACCGGAAGCCAAAATTCGCAAGTCAGATCGTAAGTTTGGTTGGATCCATTCCTGTGTTGCGTTTCCAGTAACAGATGTAGAAATTCAGTTATAA
- the vapB gene encoding type II toxin-antitoxin system antitoxin VapB, with the protein MQTAKIFINGRSQAVRIPKEFQFKGEEVFIQKVGDAVILVPKNKAWNTFLDGLNGFTTDFLKEGRIDLPESERESF; encoded by the coding sequence ATGCAAACAGCAAAAATATTTATTAACGGTAGAAGCCAAGCAGTCAGAATTCCAAAAGAATTTCAATTCAAGGGAGAAGAAGTTTTTATACAGAAAGTGGGAGATGCTGTTATTCTAGTTCCCAAAAACAAGGCATGGAATACCTTTCTTGATGGTTTGAATGGTTTCACTACAGACTTCCTTAAAGAAGGGAGAATTGATTTACCTGAATCAGAAAGAGAGAGTTTTTGA
- a CDS encoding energy transducer TonB family protein, which translates to MDSANVKTLSPWAKKSLTFFLWMSPLFSLGPFLAFGILFAFPGEFRLRLRALAVIAVYILSWIVFYPVELLHRSGLEWEGVINEFLAKDSRSLQLKFGFVILCFLLLLTNYLHSRSRNQKRETVRKTKLQTENPHSTIRTEMRIRDAKFDTLLLVLFLALLLNLGFQYFSEKLHPNKSLSPLAPLVDVYQFVFNYSISLCILLFSFNRNKIPSLIAKPYLRYMEGIRIRERWKAAVVSQSRFPFRLELVVKEKAKFRDRILPGFGHVYVYEYWRGFPILFLTLLLFLFSAVWVFSYLSPIFGIQFLAGFGLKPGVPDKDFFISAQNVAYAGFSVLALVGIYFYSSYLLEKSFSLENLGVKEDKVGESEPFFKPGLRKGFRNVLPLSLLFHLILISLVFLIPITLQRNKKKDQSSQKNEHFRPEKMEFYFIDPNVPDDTKGLNGGIVTGNETENKEKGEKISNEKVADNGPVKGYIKKIRGKKVPPTYSNYISAKMRIPESYMDYWAKAPHPYSSVVAYTITQDGDVIDVELVEASDYPDQDLRTLQLVESLGPLMPPPGTKNDIRVTELFWNGPIDPEFVPTPLQKEMINLFDGRYMEELSE; encoded by the coding sequence ATGGATTCGGCAAACGTAAAAACACTCTCTCCCTGGGCTAAAAAATCCTTAACCTTCTTCCTTTGGATGTCCCCCTTGTTTTCTTTGGGACCATTTCTGGCCTTTGGTATCCTCTTTGCCTTCCCAGGTGAATTTAGGCTACGCCTCCGTGCCTTAGCCGTCATTGCAGTTTATATCCTTTCTTGGATTGTATTCTATCCCGTGGAACTTCTCCATAGGTCCGGATTGGAATGGGAAGGAGTGATCAACGAATTCCTTGCCAAAGATTCCAGAAGCCTTCAGTTGAAGTTTGGATTTGTAATCCTTTGTTTTTTATTACTCCTAACGAACTATCTCCACAGCCGAAGCCGTAACCAAAAAAGAGAGACAGTTCGAAAAACAAAACTACAAACAGAAAATCCCCATTCCACAATTCGTACTGAGATGCGAATCCGTGATGCAAAATTTGATACACTTCTACTAGTCTTATTCCTTGCTCTTCTTCTTAATTTGGGATTTCAATACTTCTCCGAAAAATTACATCCGAACAAATCACTTTCGCCACTGGCCCCACTTGTGGATGTTTACCAATTTGTATTTAATTATTCGATCTCCCTTTGTATTTTGCTTTTTAGTTTTAATCGAAACAAAATCCCTTCCCTCATTGCAAAACCTTATTTGCGTTATATGGAAGGAATTCGTATTCGAGAGAGATGGAAAGCAGCAGTTGTATCCCAAAGTCGCTTCCCATTTCGGTTGGAACTAGTGGTAAAAGAAAAGGCAAAATTTCGAGATCGGATCCTTCCTGGTTTTGGACATGTCTATGTTTATGAATACTGGCGCGGATTTCCGATTTTATTTTTAACTCTCCTTTTGTTTTTGTTTTCAGCAGTCTGGGTTTTTTCTTATTTAAGTCCTATCTTTGGAATTCAATTTTTAGCAGGGTTTGGATTAAAACCTGGAGTTCCCGATAAAGATTTTTTTATCTCAGCACAAAACGTAGCTTATGCGGGATTCTCCGTTTTAGCCCTTGTCGGAATATACTTTTATTCCTCTTACTTACTCGAAAAATCTTTTAGTTTGGAGAACTTAGGAGTTAAAGAAGACAAAGTTGGTGAGTCAGAACCATTTTTTAAACCGGGTTTACGCAAAGGATTTCGAAATGTTTTGCCACTGTCGTTACTCTTTCATTTGATTTTGATTTCACTTGTTTTTCTTATTCCGATCACACTCCAGCGGAATAAAAAGAAAGACCAGTCTTCACAAAAAAATGAACATTTTCGGCCTGAAAAAATGGAATTCTATTTTATCGATCCAAATGTTCCTGACGATACCAAGGGACTCAATGGTGGAATTGTCACAGGAAATGAAACCGAAAACAAAGAGAAAGGGGAAAAAATCTCCAACGAAAAAGTAGCGGACAATGGCCCGGTTAAAGGTTATATAAAAAAAATTCGCGGGAAAAAAGTCCCACCCACTTACTCTAATTATATCTCAGCAAAGATGCGGATTCCTGAAAGTTATATGGATTATTGGGCAAAAGCTCCTCATCCTTATTCTTCTGTAGTTGCTTATACCATCACTCAAGATGGGGATGTGATCGATGTGGAACTTGTCGAAGCCTCCGATTATCCGGACCAAGATTTACGAACCTTACAACTTGTAGAGAGTTTGGGTCCACTCATGCCACCACCTGGAACCAAAAATGACATCCGAGTAACTGAGTTATTCTGGAATGGTCCCATTGACCCTGAATTTGTTCCCACACCTTTACAAAAAGAAATGATCAACTTATTTGACGGCCGTTATATGGAAGAGTTATCAGAATGA
- the vapC gene encoding type II toxin-antitoxin system tRNA(fMet)-specific endonuclease VapC: protein MFLLDTNICIFLIKKKNQLLLDKLKRNHNKGISISSLTLAELEFGVENSAHKEKNRLSLIEFLTIFEILPFEQKDTEAFGKIKADLKKSGKIIGSIDALLAAQAISRNLIFVTNNTKEFERVKNLRIEDWTL from the coding sequence ATGTTCCTTCTCGATACAAATATTTGTATTTTTCTAATTAAAAAGAAAAACCAACTACTTTTAGATAAATTAAAAAGAAATCATAACAAAGGTATTTCTATCTCATCTTTAACATTAGCGGAGCTTGAATTTGGCGTCGAAAATAGTGCCCATAAGGAGAAAAATCGACTCTCTCTCATTGAATTCCTAACTATTTTTGAGATATTACCTTTCGAACAAAAAGACACTGAAGCTTTTGGAAAAATTAAAGCCGATTTAAAAAAATCAGGGAAAATCATTGGATCTATCGATGCTCTTTTAGCTGCTCAAGCGATTTCTCGAAACCTAATCTTTGTAACAAACAATACTAAAGAATTTGAAAGAGTCAAAAATTTAAGAATCGAAGACTGGACTTTATAA
- a CDS encoding TolC family protein: protein MSREIRDLESLEKSITSGGKLESSQYSAGKSNITGTLRALNLKEKIKDRLFTRNTQLSELNAKTSYFSLDNSSFLISEEEILSYLKVKEGDLIKSYSDELIGNSPYLKYAEVNTEKAVAEAKKEEILHYPETEVFISYMQRRRKPFLLDSGPLNVSVMDNPEFSGDLWSAGITLRIPVWSLGKSGELNRANLLKVNRMQLEKRKQTYLLETELKTSIQAWMGNKQRVENFQTSLLPTLSRSITTSASAYTKGDISLVDTYQFLNESIEMKATFHEVNLNRWLSLLKVLEITNSILPEENNHEK, encoded by the coding sequence TTGTCCAGAGAGATCAGAGATCTTGAGTCATTAGAAAAAAGTATCACTTCTGGCGGTAAGTTAGAGTCGAGTCAGTATTCTGCGGGTAAAAGTAATATCACGGGAACACTGCGAGCTTTAAACCTTAAAGAAAAGATAAAGGATCGTCTGTTTACTCGGAATACTCAGCTATCGGAGTTAAATGCAAAAACATCCTACTTCTCTTTAGATAATTCTTCTTTTTTGATTTCAGAAGAAGAAATTTTAAGTTATTTAAAAGTAAAAGAGGGTGACCTTATAAAAAGTTACTCTGATGAATTGATTGGTAATTCACCTTACTTGAAGTATGCGGAAGTTAATACTGAAAAAGCCGTAGCCGAAGCAAAGAAAGAAGAAATATTACATTACCCTGAAACAGAAGTCTTTATCAGTTACATGCAAAGGAGGCGAAAACCTTTTTTATTGGATAGTGGACCTCTGAATGTATCGGTTATGGACAACCCTGAGTTTTCTGGTGATTTGTGGAGTGCAGGAATTACATTACGAATTCCTGTTTGGTCACTAGGAAAATCAGGAGAGTTAAATCGAGCCAACTTACTCAAAGTGAATCGGATGCAGTTGGAGAAAAGAAAACAAACTTATTTATTGGAAACAGAACTGAAAACTTCGATTCAGGCTTGGATGGGGAACAAACAAAGAGTCGAAAATTTTCAAACATCTTTGCTCCCTACGCTGAGTAGGAGTATCACCACTTCTGCTTCGGCTTATACAAAAGGCGATATTAGTTTGGTCGACACCTATCAGTTTTTAAATGAGTCCATTGAAATGAAAGCAACATTTCATGAAGTGAATTTGAATCGTTGGTTGTCTCTCTTAAAAGTCTTGGAGATCACAAATAGTATACTACCAGAGGAGAATAATCATGAAAAATAA
- a CDS encoding TetR/AcrR family transcriptional regulator, translated as MAEKKQSQEKESSSYHHGDLRPALITAARTLLQNQGTEALSLRSIASAIGVTHMAPYAHFKGKQELLQAVAASGYDELADNMLVAQKENPKTRGRSLAYHYGVEYIRFAMKHPNLYRLMLNQIDLGIKSGPETANKEIWMSSQRPFRLLFAAFASERVSKELAHAKALGAWAIVHGIASLAIDGHLVLPEGMDVYQLFKVTVSSSVDLG; from the coding sequence ATGGCCGAGAAGAAACAGAGTCAGGAGAAAGAATCCAGTTCCTACCATCATGGGGACCTTCGTCCCGCACTCATAACCGCAGCACGCACCCTCTTACAAAACCAAGGAACAGAAGCACTTTCCCTTCGTTCCATTGCCTCTGCCATCGGTGTGACCCACATGGCACCTTATGCTCATTTCAAAGGAAAACAGGAATTACTCCAGGCAGTGGCGGCTTCCGGTTATGATGAGTTGGCAGACAACATGCTTGTCGCACAGAAGGAAAATCCGAAAACCCGTGGGCGTTCCCTCGCCTATCACTATGGTGTGGAATACATTCGTTTTGCGATGAAACATCCAAACCTTTACCGCTTGATGTTAAACCAAATCGATCTAGGTATAAAATCTGGTCCGGAAACAGCTAACAAAGAAATATGGATGAGTTCTCAACGTCCCTTTCGTTTGCTCTTTGCTGCCTTTGCCAGTGAACGAGTGAGTAAAGAGTTGGCTCATGCCAAAGCCCTTGGTGCTTGGGCAATTGTTCATGGAATTGCCTCTCTTGCCATTGACGGCCATTTGGTTCTTCCCGAAGGAATGGATGTGTATCAATTATTCAAAGTTACTGTGAGTTCCTCGGTGGATCTGGGGTGA
- a CDS encoding toxin-antitoxin system YwqK family antitoxin — MKRNLKVLISFFIVVGLFARPSNLPTNAERCIDEKCYKLVKENDDFRLIKIWDLEGVIQSESKIDKKHSGISYDTLYYHGKFYQRFQNNRTNRVKKYLPPEYKPKKIPADAVFNLELSKWESGNYIEGKKEGIWNLYWADGEFAGNAVYLNDNLNGDVEIGYEDGKKHLKCSYLNRKRNGVCLSYFPNGSIFQESLYRDGQLDGIRNTYDEKGNLVYIDKFIKGKFINESK; from the coding sequence ATGAAAAGAAACTTAAAAGTTCTTATTTCATTTTTTATTGTTGTTGGATTATTTGCCAGACCAAGTAATTTACCGACTAATGCAGAGAGATGTATTGACGAAAAATGCTACAAACTTGTAAAAGAAAATGATGATTTTCGACTAATTAAAATTTGGGATCTAGAAGGAGTTATTCAATCGGAAAGTAAAATTGATAAAAAGCATTCAGGTATTAGTTATGATACTCTTTACTATCACGGGAAATTTTATCAAAGATTCCAAAATAATAGGACCAATAGAGTAAAAAAATATCTACCACCAGAGTATAAACCTAAAAAAATTCCGGCAGATGCTGTATTTAACTTAGAGCTATCCAAATGGGAAAGCGGTAACTATATAGAAGGAAAAAAAGAGGGAATATGGAATTTATACTGGGCAGATGGAGAATTTGCTGGAAATGCAGTTTATCTCAATGATAACTTAAATGGTGATGTAGAAATTGGATATGAAGATGGAAAGAAACATCTTAAATGCAGCTATTTGAACAGAAAAAGAAACGGAGTCTGTTTAAGCTACTTTCCAAATGGAAGCATTTTTCAGGAGTCTCTGTATCGGGATGGTCAACTTGATGGTATTAGAAATACTTATGATGAAAAAGGGAATTTGGTCTATATTGATAAATTTATTAAGGGAAAATTCATAAATGAATCGAAGTAG
- a CDS encoding VOC family protein — MAKSKLLEMHNVGIVVESLDSAISFFEEIGLTLEGRMAVEGEWAGRVTGLANQKVEIAMMVTPDGHTRLELSQFLSPNTIADHRIAPVNSLGYLRILFRVDNLDELLSRLTKFGAELVGEVVNFQNIYRLCYIRGVEGILIGLAEQLGSQTATDILENE, encoded by the coding sequence ATGGCAAAAAGTAAATTATTGGAAATGCACAATGTCGGAATCGTAGTTGAATCCCTCGATTCGGCAATTTCTTTTTTCGAAGAGATAGGGCTGACATTAGAAGGTCGCATGGCAGTGGAAGGAGAATGGGCGGGACGAGTTACAGGACTTGCAAATCAAAAAGTTGAGATTGCGATGATGGTGACTCCTGATGGACACACCCGACTTGAACTTTCGCAATTTCTTTCCCCTAATACGATAGCTGACCATAGAATCGCTCCTGTTAACTCACTTGGCTACCTTCGGATCCTGTTCCGAGTGGACAACCTTGACGAATTGTTATCTCGACTAACAAAGTTTGGTGCTGAACTTGTTGGTGAAGTCGTTAATTTTCAGAATATCTATCGGCTCTGTTACATTCGTGGGGTGGAAGGAATTCTGATTGGACTCGCAGAACAATTGGGAAGTCAAACAGCGACAGACATTCTCGAAAATGAATGA
- a CDS encoding efflux RND transporter periplasmic adaptor subunit yields the protein MKNKILNAIICGFVVLGLSCADKATVTKDIYTCPMHPQIEMDHEGECPICGMTLVKKEPWIPPEKTGSILQKENAESFSLSEDKQRLIGIETSSVAKGDVIRNVSFSGKVSYDSDLYSTYSEYRSLSGSVGPEAFIRKSARLKLTKLGLSESQIQYLNRKSEDILLTGRSKNQVLIFVQVYEGEINQIVNGTAMEIKADSIPNFSFPGKVVASGNLVDETTRTLSVWCEVTDPGNRLKPQMYVQSSAKIEKKNVLRIPREAVFPTGKREIVYVKQSENHFSPRSIQTGFVSTEWVEVLEGLIEGEEIVSKANFLLDSEAKLKLGGIHDTHNH from the coding sequence ATGAAAAATAAAATATTAAATGCAATCATTTGTGGATTCGTTGTTTTGGGACTTTCTTGTGCAGATAAGGCTACAGTAACGAAAGATATATACACTTGCCCCATGCACCCACAGATCGAAATGGATCATGAAGGGGAGTGCCCTATCTGTGGAATGACATTAGTGAAAAAAGAGCCATGGATTCCTCCTGAAAAAACTGGCAGTATTCTACAGAAGGAGAATGCGGAATCGTTTTCACTTTCGGAAGATAAACAAAGGTTAATCGGTATAGAAACGAGTTCAGTCGCTAAAGGAGATGTTATCAGAAATGTTTCCTTTAGTGGGAAAGTTTCTTATGATTCGGATTTGTATTCCACTTACAGCGAATACCGATCGCTTTCGGGTAGTGTTGGTCCGGAAGCCTTCATTCGAAAAAGTGCGAGATTGAAATTAACAAAATTAGGTTTGAGCGAATCACAGATCCAATACCTGAATCGTAAGTCAGAAGATATCCTTCTTACAGGAAGATCAAAAAATCAAGTTTTGATTTTTGTACAAGTATATGAGGGAGAAATCAATCAGATAGTCAATGGAACAGCAATGGAGATAAAAGCAGATTCGATTCCCAATTTTTCGTTTCCAGGGAAAGTTGTTGCTTCTGGAAATTTAGTGGATGAAACAACGAGAACCCTTTCCGTTTGGTGCGAGGTGACAGATCCAGGCAATCGATTGAAACCGCAAATGTATGTGCAATCATCCGCAAAGATAGAAAAGAAAAATGTCCTTCGAATCCCAAGAGAAGCGGTCTTCCCCACAGGAAAACGGGAGATTGTTTATGTGAAACAATCGGAAAATCATTTTAGTCCGAGAAGTATTCAAACGGGATTTGTTTCTACGGAATGGGTTGAGGTATTGGAAGGTTTGATAGAAGGAGAAGAGATCGTATCAAAAGCAAACTTTCTATTAGATTCTGAGGCAAAACTAAAGTTAGGTGGAATTCATGATACGCACAATCATTAA